The Arachis duranensis cultivar V14167 chromosome 9, aradu.V14167.gnm2.J7QH, whole genome shotgun sequence genomic sequence NNNNNNNNNNNNNNNNNNNNNNNNNNNNNNNNNNNNNNNNNNNNNNNNNNNNNNNNNNNNNNNNNNNNNNNNNNNNNNNNNNNNNNNNNNNNNNNNNNNNNNNNNNNNNNNNNNNNNNNNNNNNNNNNNNNNNNNNNNNNNNNNNNNNNNNNNNNNNNNNNNNNNNNNNNNNNNNNNNNNNNNNNNNNNNNNNNNNNNNNNNNNNNNNNNNNNNNNNNNNNNNNNNNNNNNNNNNNNNNNNNNNNNNNNNNNNNNNNNNNNNNNNNNNNNNNNNNNNNNNNNNNNNNNNNNNNNNNNNNNNNNNNNNNNNNNNNNNNNNNNNNNNNNNNNNNNNNNNNNNNNNNNNNNNNNNNNNNNNNNNNNNNNNNNNNNNNNNNNNNNNNNNNNNNNNNNNNNNNNNNNNNNNNNNNNNNNNNNNNNNNNNNNNNNNNNNNNNNNNNNNNNNNNNNNNNNNNNNNNNNNNNNNNNNNNNNNNNNNNNNNNNNNNNNNNNNNNNNNNNNNNNNNNNNNNNNNNNNNNNNNNNNNNNNNNNNNNNNNNNNNNNNNNNNNNNNNNNNNNNNNNNNNNNNNNNNNNNNNNNNNNNNNNNNNNNNNNNNNNNNNNNNNNNNNNNNNNNNNNNNNNNNNNNNNNNNNNNNNNNNNNNNNNNNNNNNNNNNNNNNNNNNNNNNNNNNNNNNNNNNNNNNNNNNNNNNNNNNNNNNNNNNNNNNNNNNNNNNNNNNNNNNNNNNNNNNNNNNNNNNNNNNNNNNNNNNNNNNNNNNNNNNNNNNNNNNNNNNNNNNNNNNNNNNNNNNNNNNNNNNNNNNNNNNNNNNNNNNNNNNNNNNNNNNNNNNNNNNNNNNNNNNNNNNNNNNNNNNNNNNNNNNNNNNNNNNNNNNNNNNNNNNNNNNNNNNNNNNNNNNNNNNNNNNNNNNNNNNNNNNNNNNNNNNNNNNNNNNNNNNNNNNNNNNNNNNNNNNNNNNNNNNNNNNNNNNNNNNNNNNNNNNNNNNNNNNNNNNNNNNNNNNNNNNNNNNNNNNNNNNNNNNNNNNNNNNNNNNNNNNNNNNNNNNNNNNNNNNNNNNNNNNNNNNNNNNNNNNNNNNNNNNNNNNNNNNNNNNNNNNNNNNNNNNNNNNNNNNNNNNNNNNNNNNNNNNNNNNNNNNNNNNNNNNNNNNNNNNNNNNNNNNNNNNNNNNNNNNNNNNNNNNNNNNNNNNNNNNNNNNNNNNNNNNNNNNNNNNNNNNNNNNNNNNNNNNNNNNNNNNNNNNNNNNNNNNNNNNNNNNNNNNNNNNNNNNNNNNNNNNNNNNNNNNNNNNNNNNNNNNNNNNNNNNNNNNNNNNNNNNNNNNNNNNNNNNNNNNNNNNNNNNNNNNNNNNNNNNNNNNNNNNNNNNNNNNNNNNNNNNNNNNNNNNNNNNNNNNNNNNNNNNNNNNNNNNNNNNNNNNNNNNNNNNNNNNNNNNNNNNNNNNNNNNNNNNNNNNNNNNNNNNNNNNNNNNNNNNNNNNNNNNNNNNNNNNNNNNNNNNNNNNNNNNNNNNNNNNNNNNNNNNNNNNNtataaaaaaaatatatcatttaattattatattagatatacattaaaattaactatcaatataaaatacatattaaaatataaaatatatattgaaaatgaaCTAAATAATACATGTATTTATCATGTTATATAAACTTTATTctatagttaaaattttttggattcgTCACTGCTTATCATAGTTGATTAATTTATCATAACATTTATAAATACTTGTATAATGTTAAAATGTATTTAATGAGTGTttcaaaaacttatttttgtccAAACATTAACTATGAGTTCAATTGATTAAAAGTGTCATTATTTTGTACAGTACATGAGTATACAATTTGCATATCTTGCAAGTTACAATAATGCATGATAGACGGTAATTTACCCATTTATATTCTAATAAAGGCACTGGGTGGGAATAATGTTGAAGATGATAGTGTGTCTTTATTTTGTTTGGAGCTATGGAAGGCAACAAATATTGACTGATCATCATGCATGAAAAATTGAGTCGTAGTGAATATAAATATGCAACAACATAAAGCATGTAATTTCTTTTACGGTTTTTGGTGTAAGATAACGATGTTTAGATCAAATTATTAGAGATTGACTAATTTGAGGAACAATTTAATACTTTAGTTGAAATAAAAGCTTTTCTCTTCTAacaagtattttaaaaaaacatttagtaagatttttaatagtaaatgttttataatttttaatacattaaaggtattgattttttcatttttaaacttttaataagTGTAGTTAAGATACTGGTGGCagattctttatatatatagaaaaagtaaaatatattttaggattagatggaTGTGGAAAGAATGAGAAGACAAGATTGTGTAACGCATtttccttcatgttttacttttcttatcatcatcattctcattattgcttttacttttacatgGACTCCATTGGTACAaaaattctattattattatcactATCATATCGTGAGGTAGATTCGCTGGAGGGGATTGGAAACTtttgtatttcattttattttatttattccttTTTGGTTACAGGTGGGTTGggattttaataagaaaaactTAGATTAATACCATATGAACAATCTTTATTAAATATCTATTGTAGAACCAAGATTTGAAAAGTTTCTCATATTGTCATTATAAACATATTTGGTTGCTAAGGCTGTATTTATTTTCGGAGACAAGATAGAATATGACATTGAAATAGAGACAAGAGacattataaattattgtttgtgtattatgtttggatacgATATACAAGACACTAATGTAATATccagtattatgtttggatacatATGAACAAGACTAAAATAATCATATGATTCTAAATTTTCTACTCCAACTCATCAAGTACAAACTAATTTATTAGAGAATAAGAATATGTAGGAGTACAGACGaaacttagaaaaaatatttgaagagaccaaaaattttaataaaaaaatatataatagtatttatattaaaataaaaattataaatatatttattttatttttaaatttattattaatatgtaagaatacatatggttaagattaataaaaaaatagatctgattaataaaaaaatttgtttaggttaataagacaaattaattttaaataaaaaatcagttttaaaaaagaatccgtttttacattaaaaaaaaatagtttttgcacataaaaatctatttttatttagaaaaccaaatttttttatttaaaaactgatttttctttaaattatataaaatcaattacaacttataaattatttttagcattttaaaagatcaattttatcattaataatatttatctttcaaaaatttcaagactaattataggaaaaataagaagggATAATAGTGGAATAATAGAAAATATCTATGggcaaaaaggaaaacaaaatttataaaaaggtCCGTGTCCACTTTTCCAATTCCCGTGTCCATCATTGTCCTTCGTAAAAGAGTGGACACAAAAATATGAAAAACTGTCTCGGAGACAATGTGTTCCGTGTCCATGTCTCTACTTCCAAACATATTTTAGATATGTTCTCTGTGTCCTGTCTccgaaaacaaacgctaccttagaGATATCTGAGGAGTGTCTCCAAAAACAAACGCTACCCaactgtatttttttttaatcttgaaTTGCATTGATTTTGTGGCCAATTTTCGGTTAATTCCATTGAATATTCTGTCCAACTCTCATAACTGTGGCTATTAAATTGTTTTGCCAACAATCAGAAACAGaaaaaacagaaagtaaaaaataaaataaaataaaaaacaaaaccgACTTTAGTAACGTCATGTAGATAGCACAAAAATGTTTTGGAAACTAACTCCAACAAATCCTTGAGCCCAGATCAACAAAGGAATAAACATGGCAAATTTCGGAGCGGTTAGTAACAATATTTGATCCATATATAGCAaatatgacaaataaaatacataGGAGAAGGACAACATATTTTGTCATCAccaatagttttttattttttattttttattcttttgggtTTCTTCAAACGTGAATTTTGATTCCAATAATCTACCCCAAACCACACCACCATCAGTAATGGTAGATTTCAGAAAATCAGCATCAGCTAAGCCTAAAAATACTGGCGGCCCTACGACTGTGATCGCCGTGACCAGCGGCCGGAAAAGCCAATACGCCGTCCAGTGGGCCGTAGAACATATTCTGAAGAAGAATTCCTCTTGCATTCTCATTCACGTTCAGACCAATCGTTTGTACCACCGTAGGTTTCCTTCTGcttcctaaattttaataacaaaacaCATTTCTATATTTTCAATACTTATATGTTGAGTACACATTACATGTTCTCTAGAGGCATTCAATAATTTCTCACCTCCTCCTTTGGTGGTGGTTTTTGAACCTTGGAAGCATGGCTAATAATTTCTCACatccatttaattaaattgttgtTTACAGTTGTAACTGAGATTgcaataaaattaaagtttacaTCTATAGCATTAAGCAATAAAATTGTATGgctattaattattaattcttCTCATCTTTAGATAGATAAATTATTCACAAAGACAATATTCTTATTGGTAATGCTagggagataaaataaaaaaacagccaaaacttatcttatttagcattcattaactgtcgcaacaattaataaatactaaataaagcAAGTTATGGCTGTTTTTGACTAATGTTTGACTGATTTTCTTTGATTACCAAACATTTTCGTACTCATATATAGTTTTGTCTTTTTGTGTAAACTTTAATGTTTTCTAAATCTTTTATTAGTGACATTATTTTGATCACTTTCAGAACAATATATTATTCTCACAATATTTGTTACATGCATTAGAGCCGTAATAAACAACTcaataattcattttttattgaataaagataaagtaTTATTTAGTCTCTAATATTTGAATTAAGTCTTAGTTTCATTCTTAATATTTGAAACGtcatatttttatcttaaacgttttttcattatattttaatcttttgatcaaaattagtttttttcttccaaaaatacctctttttctattataatttttttttggacaatAGTAAAAATCGTAATTATAATAGTCAGGGTGTTTATTagtaatttaaaaatgaaagtgatagaataataaaaaataataacaaaaaaatttaaataatatgaaatataatatttaaaaaaatatttaaaatattaagaacAAAGTTAAAATTAAGGATTATAGTACTGCTTTATCCGTACAACAATTACCAATCCTTTATTGTTTATTTGTGCAGAGAATGGTGTTGGCCCTAGTCATTGTCGTCCACCAACTGAAGAAGAATGGCAGCGGATTTTTCTCCCTTTCAGAGGGCTTTGTGCTCGAAAAGGGGTTAGTTATCCAccaaaattgagaagaaaaaaaaattgaaatattagttttttatcatgatctttTTGTCTACGTTATCTTTGAAATAGTAAATAAGAATTGAACAGGGTATTTAGTatttactttaaaaatattaaaaattatgtttagtttgaaaaaaaaaattattcatattaatttgtGGTTGTGGACGCTTATTATTTCAGATTGTAGTGACAGAGTTGGTGTTACAAGGCGCTAATGTTACAAGTGCACTTACTCAATACGTAAATGAAAACTATATTAGTAGCGTCATTGTTGGTGCTTCCCAATGGAATTCTTTTATAAGGTTCAATTCTTTTTATCTCATAATCATGCATACTCATAAGCATTTCCAATAAGTAAAAATGTCTTGCGTTCCATGagatatatttttagttttaattattttgtcaatttctattattttattaaatttttaattaaatttttatattatattaaattttataactaaatttttattataataaaaaattaaaattaataaaaaaattaccatggtcttgattttattttattttatttttttcaggaaatttaaaaatacgGATGTGGCAGCTAGCTTAGCCAAGTCTTTGGCAGATTTTTGCTCAATATATGTTATATCGAAAGGAAAAGTCCAAACTATCCATCCAGCAGGTCCTGCTCAAAATGGTAAATTCACAAAAGCAGCAACAGTAAAAGGGGTAGCAACGCcagattattttttaaacaattcaCCTCAACATATAAACAGGTATATATCTCCATTAATTACAATACTTATACATATATCTTTTTTGGGAGTAATTCAATAAAGACATTGATATCCTTTTTTTGTGATTTACTTAGCTTGGTCAAAGATGCTACATTATCAATGACACCAAGTAATTTTTCACCAATGGAACGAAGTCCAACAATATCCTTTGGAGGCTCTTCACCACAAACCGACAATGATCTTGAATTCGCAAAGTCACAAGTCACTTCATCAAAATCCAAAGTAAGTAAGTAATGTATCTTCTACTATCAATGCAGTAAGGGTATTTTGGTCATTATAGAACATGCAtaagaaaagtagaaaaaaattagaaaccaTTATCAATGCTACATGGAAAAAGTGAGTAAGTATAGTAAGGGTTATTTTGTAGTTGGGATTGGTTTATTTGTATTTCAATGTGACACTTACTATCTAAATTCATCACAAATCAatcatcaatatatttatatataaatatacgtataatttaatttataaataaattattatgtgTACCTATAAAATACAGATACTGATAAATATACCtatataagaataaaacgacaattataatcacaaaagATAGTTTTTGTGTTCCAAGAATATCCAGACGTTGATTACACAATTAGTCCGTTAAGGTATTCTTGGCACACGAAAGATATCTTCCGTGGATACAATTgtcgttttattcttatataGATACatttgttttgtatcttttatgaatacaaatagtaatttattctttaatttatttttaatgtgtatcggtattttaaaatatatattttatattaatgactgattttagtatacacaCAGGAAATTTCAATATATTGGTAATAGCTAATTATGTAGTTTAACTTACTTTTTCCCATGTGaatgattagatttttttttcacccccttcttatagaaaaaaatggaggaagaattaatgaaattaaaacttgAACTAAAGAAAACAAATGAGCAATATGGATTTTTCTGCAAAGAAGTCGACTCTGCGCATAAGGTATGATGAAATGCTTTCTTTTGAGATattgttattataatattttctctatttaatttgaatattaaaCTTTAATTCAATTgcctgaaaaataaaaagagaaaaaaacactTAAAAGTACATTTCATATTTGTTATTTAGGGAGTGGAAGAGCATGAAAAGGCTAAGCTTTCAAGGCAGAAAACAGTGCATGCTATGGAAAACGAGGAAAATCAAGGAGCTTCAAGTTCTGCCTACATTTATAAAAACATCGTTCCATACAGAAGATACAACATTAAAGAAATAGAAATTGCAACTAATTACTTTGATATTGATCTCAAAATTGGAGAAGGTGGTTATGGACCAGTTTTTAAAGGAGTAATTGACAACACTGATGTTGCCATCAAGGCTGTGAGGCCAGATATAAGCCATGGGGAAAGACAATTTAACCAAGAGGTATCTATAAATAGTTAATGTTTCTTTGGTTTAAATAatgcatgttttttttcttgctatattaaaaataacaactatATTCTAACACATTAACATTGTTAATGTAAATTATTTGTGTAAAATTGTCTTTATTATAcaaagataataattaaaaaatcttagatgacaatttaatcaaatatattagATATTCATGTGTGTATTAGTGAGAGCaattctaataaaatatttttgaaatttcagATTTGACatctagaaaaaaaaatgaaatcatcaatcaaataaGACCAATTTTAGTATAGAAACACAATTTCAATTTGTTGGagaatcaattatattttttcactctatataaaatttaaattgaactaaaaaactaaatattaaaGTGATAAATATCATATTTAGAATATCTACaatatttaatttctgtttaattttattgtgcGTCTCACAAAATATTACATCAATATTTATGAGACtacatattataataataatatttgtgaCTAAATGTGTAATTTATCACACAAATGTCtagattcaatttattttaaattttataaaaagtaacaAAATTTAATTGGTTTTCCTCTAAAATGTCAATCAGCTATAACTTAAAATGACATAATTTCTATACTTATTTagagttcaaaaattaataataacttgATGTTAATGCaggttcaagttttgagcaccATAACACATCCAAACATGGTACTCCTGATAGGTGCATGCCCAGAATTCGGATGTCTTGTGTATGAATATATGGACTACGGAAGTTTGGAAGATCGTTTATTCAGAAAAGGAAACACTCCTCCAATCCCATGGAAAATCCGTTTCAAAATAGCATCGGAAATCGCCACGGCCCTTCTCTACCTTCACCAACTAAAACCAGAGCCACTAGTCCACCGTGACCTCAAGCCAGCAAATATCCTCTTAGACAGAAACTATTTAAGCAAGATTGGCGACGTCGGTCTTGCCAGGCTCGTTCCGCCTTCGGTCGCTGACAAAACTACCCAGTACCGGCTGACGAAAGCCGCCGGCACATTCTGTTATATCGACCCGGAGTATCAACAGACAGGGTTGTTGGGTGTGAAATCGGACATATATTCATTTGGTGTGATGCTGCTTCAGATTATAACTGCAAAGCCTCCAATGGGGTTGGCTCATTTGGTTCAGAGCGCTATTGATGCTGGTAGCTTTGAACAAGTTCTTGATCCTAGTTTGAATGATTGGCCTGttgaagatgctttgtcttgTGCTAAGTTGGCATTGAAGTGTTGTGAGATGAGAAAACGAGATAGACCCAGTCTTGCTACTGTGATTTTACCCGAGTTGAATAGGCTCAGAGATTTGAGATAGATAAAGATAATAATTAAtggcaataaataaataataataatgaaaaaaatgaaaatcttCTATGGCTGCGAGAGCTTAGTTAATAGAGCCAAGGCACCTGGAACCTGGAAATTGATTATTAATAATGTAAACTGCTACTCCTAGAATATTATCTTAAATCgtctcatcatttttttttaggtttaattacttcgACAATtcctataattttattgaatttttaatatttttataacagtaaaaatttagttataaaatcTGATATAGTGtagaaacctaattaaaaaaaatataaaaatttaattaaaaattcgatAAAATTATAGTAACTGacaaagtaattaaatatttcttttattataaattctataaaaataatcaaGATGGATATAGTTAAAAGGACTAGCTAGTACTTGCATGAGAAGCCTCAAGTTAAGGCAATATGCATGTAATGTAACTACCAAAGAGTGGACACAAAAACAACCATAGTAATATTTgggtgaaaattaaaattcagttTAAAAAGTCTAAAATTAgctcatttaaaatttattaattatcattagaataataatataattttagatataataaatatataattacgaATAATATTATGTAACTAATAATCTAAACTTAGAACATGCAAACAAAATATCTTATATTACATGTGTTCTGTAACTTGGGTCCTGAATGGGTCGGAGGGTGTAATATGAAGAGTGAGTGGGTCATTGAGGAGTGGATTTGAGCAGTCTCTGGTGAGTCGACTTCTTCTGCTTGGCGAGTTGTGGATGAGGTGGGGACACTTGCAAGGACTTCAACACTTAAATCGGTGTCCGTATAAAAGGCGACTATTAGGGTTAGGGTAGGCGACGTACCTCTGGAGAGGACATTTTATACTCTGCACTCGTTCGTACCTCGGGTGGGCCTTTGAGGGCCAGGCCCACATGTCTGAAAGCTTCTGACAGCTGTCTAAGTACACGCGGGAGGGGAGGTGACGTTCGGGTCACCTCCTGGGTTTGGATTCGGTAGTCCTCCGGGTCGGCCGGTCGTCCGAACCCGGGTCTTTGGCTAGTTGGGCTGGGCTGGAACAGTACTCCCAACGTGCCAATTATGGCCGTGAGCGCCGTGGTTGGCGCGTTCTCTCCAACTTCCCTTCTGATAAGGTTCTCAACAGGTCAGCCGCTCGTGATAAGGGCGTGCCCCCTACGCACGAGTGGCTTTCGTCCGTTTGTGGAGGGACGTCAATCGTTGCCTCGTTATTCGTATTGGGTATTTAATACCCATTATGAGTGATTTGAAAGCTTGGGTAAAAAGCCCTTTTACCCCTGAACTTTGCGCTTCTCAATGTCAGTTATTTTCCAGTTTTCATGCTTCCTTCTCTCCCTTCACGTTTCGTATTCGTATCAATTCACATATTTCACCcttgtttcttccttttttctttcctAATTTTTCCTGATCCAAACGCTCTCACTCGCCCTTGTCCCCTTACATTTCCTTGGTATTTGCTATTCTCCACTCATTATTTTTTGGTAAGCGttgtttttcttcatcttttagTGGATTGATCATgctttttatttgttgttgttttcttctttgattgctTGAATTGTTGTTGCATGCTTCGTCTGGGTCATGCTACCATTagatagattttaggggttacCATTAGGtgcattgtttatttttgtCTTGTTAGTAACAGTAGATCGTTATCCAGTAGGCTGTCATATTAGTTTTCACTTCTTCCGAGTTTCTGACCTACCGATTTGACTTTAAGTAGTGCCCCCACTCTAGGTATGGCGTATCAACCCCTTCCGAGAGTCCCCCTGGTCCGTTACGCCTAGGTCACCTCGGATGTGAAGGATACGCCTCCAAGATGACCCTTGAGGAGCTTTAGGAGTTTCGCTGCTCCAACATGTTTTGTGGGGGGGTCCTGAGGAGGAGCGTTACC encodes the following:
- the LOC107464798 gene encoding U-box domain-containing protein 51 isoform X1 produces the protein MVDFRKSASAKPKNTGGPTTVIAVTSGRKSQYAVQWAVEHILKKNSSCILIHVQTNRLYHQNGVGPSHCRPPTEEEWQRIFLPFRGLCARKGIVVTELVLQGANVTSALTQYVNENYISSVIVGASQWNSFIRKFKNTDVAASLAKSLADFCSIYVISKGKVQTIHPAGPAQNGKFTKAATVKGVATPDYFLNNSPQHINSLVKDATLSMTPSNFSPMERSPTISFGGSSPQTDNDLEFAKSQVTSSKSKKKMEEELMKLKLELKKTNEQYGFFCKEVDSAHKGVEEHEKAKLSRQKTVHAMENEENQGASSSAYIYKNIVPYRRYNIKEIEIATNYFDIDLKIGEGGYGPVFKGVIDNTDVAIKAVRPDISHGERQFNQEVQVLSTITHPNMVLLIGACPEFGCLVYEYMDYGSLEDRLFRKGNTPPIPWKIRFKIASEIATALLYLHQLKPEPLVHRDLKPANILLDRNYLSKIGDVGLARLVPPSVADKTTQYRLTKAAGTFCYIDPEYQQTGLLGVKSDIYSFGVMLLQIITAKPPMGLAHLVQSAIDAGSFEQVLDPSLNDWPVEDALSCAKLALKCCEMRKRDRPSLATVILPELNRLRDLR
- the LOC107464798 gene encoding U-box domain-containing protein 52 isoform X2; the protein is MVDFRKSASAKPKNTGGPTTVIAVTSGRKSQYAVQWAVEHILKKNSSCILIHVQTNRLYHQNGVGPSHCRPPTEEEWQRIFLPFRGLCARKGIVVTELVLQGANVTSALTQYVNENYISSVIVGASQWNSFIRKFKNTDVAASLAKSLADFCSIYVISKGKVQTIHPAGPAQNGKFTKAATVKGVATPDYFLNNSPQHINSLVKDATLSMTPSNFSPMERSPTISFGGSSPQTDNDLEFAKSQVTSSKSKGVEEHEKAKLSRQKTVHAMENEENQGASSSAYIYKNIVPYRRYNIKEIEIATNYFDIDLKIGEGGYGPVFKGVIDNTDVAIKAVRPDISHGERQFNQEVQVLSTITHPNMVLLIGACPEFGCLVYEYMDYGSLEDRLFRKGNTPPIPWKIRFKIASEIATALLYLHQLKPEPLVHRDLKPANILLDRNYLSKIGDVGLARLVPPSVADKTTQYRLTKAAGTFCYIDPEYQQTGLLGVKSDIYSFGVMLLQIITAKPPMGLAHLVQSAIDAGSFEQVLDPSLNDWPVEDALSCAKLALKCCEMRKRDRPSLATVILPELNRLRDLR